The Vanessa atalanta chromosome 7, ilVanAtal1.2, whole genome shotgun sequence genomic interval tctaattttaacaaaaaaaagaaagcgatgttcatttgtttatatacattttaataattaatattacaaaagagaTTTATTACCTAAGTATGCTATTGCTATATTTACGATGTGGTCCATCCACCATTTATTGtaagcataatatattaaaattcccGCGTATTTTTGTTTGGTAATAAAGATGGCGTCACGCCGCCCACTGCTTTAAACAAATGATtacttaactttataaaataaaagtttatttgttgTAGTTATGTACGCATcagaattattataagaatattaggttattttaatttttttttttcaatgaatccACATCTCAAAAGTATCCCTAATGGTACCTATGCTCTATGGGCCGAAGTACGGCACAAAGGCTTTATTTGTTGtgttttcataaattttcaTGATAAACATATTGTTAAAcggcaaaataattttaataataatgcagTACTGTAGtcttaatttaagtatattttacctGAAGTTTTGTTGACATTAGTTGGTAAACTATTTCttgcaataaaatgaaatactaAGACGATAGAAACAGCTATCCTGCCATCTTCAGTGaatgtattttatgatatcAATCTAAACAAAATcgcaaatgtaataaataaacaacccctaatcatttaaacttttcattatctttatttttaggtGCATGTTGGGTATGTATGCTGTAAATACATGCAccgaatttattttacttcagaAGTTATTAACAATATTCCAACAAAAGTGGGAATTTTTTAGAGCCATGTTAATAAAGCTGGTGCTAATTTAAGCACAAAATCTTTTGTTAATCACTGTCGCTGCTCTGCCCTGGAACATAATCTTCATCATCCTCGTCATCTTCTTCGGAAATTTCTAAATCATCCAAATCTTGGAAAAGCGACTCATCAACTTTTACAGCATCgcctgaaaatatatattcgaatatTACAACATATATTTGATACATTGGGTGATTGAAGATGTAGCGATACTTATTCCgaaagtaagaaataaaataaataatccattactattagtaaaaaaataaaatatatccgaaTGGACAATATCTATGTTTTAATGATATCTCACACATAGGtcattcattgattttaatgtattaatccGCTTAGTGCATTTATTTTCGAAGATTCAAATGTTTGGCTAATATAGTCTATTCTAGCATGTGAGTGATTATTTCTCAATTGTAACAAGATTTATACGTGCACACTGTCGAATTATCTTTTTGTTCCAAAGGAACTGGGCAATAAATTCACATGTCCGAATCGTAAAATTAAGTGTTCACAGAATTGATTTGACAGTAAAACCTgaatattgaaatatgtattgAAATTTCACCAAGATCATCTTGAAGTATCACTGATCGTAGAATCgtaggtttaatttaattaaaaaattaattctggtgaattaattgattcaaaattattcaatcatTCTATAAGACACTATTAATCGATTCTGATGAATCGTTTCATCGCTACAGTCTAATGTGGACTTTTTGGTCGCACCCATTTTAAAAAtgggtttaaaattttaatatggtGTAGCAAAGCGTGCGTTCGATAtgccaaatatataaataaaaattgctctAATAGCATGAAACACTACAaagaatattaaagataaaaataagtttttgcaTGATGTGAAAAAAGAATAAAGCGTCACAGGATGCCGAGCACATTTAAACCATGAAATGATTATTCatcaaatttaacttatatCCAACATTTATTGAATGTAGGAGTATAGTCCAGCTTATATCATTACCACTgtctattgttaaaaaaaaatactataccaTGAACTAGCCACTAAGTAAGTGTAAGTATTATAAGACTCACCATCATCAAGGAATTTGAGATCAGACTCATTGAGAGTAGTGTCTCTCAAGAACAATTCTTTGCCTGttaatttattcttatcttTTCCTTCCTTTTCTCTCTTTGCTGGTATACCCATATCTATCTCAAACTGCTTTCTCCATGCTAGGAAAGATTCTACAGTCACTCTTGTTCCTTCAAatcttttctaaaaaatatatattattatttcaaaaatacaataaatttattctcaTATATATCTatccatacaaataaatatagtgtTTTTGTAATATCTAACTGAGAACCACTATGAAGcctatacaaacataaaattgatACCAGAAAATACAGTGTGTTTCAGAGAATGTTTTATAATGAAAGTCAGAAATAAATCTATAGATGTGACAAGCTTGAATTACAAGTTcatgtttttatatagttaaagcatgaagatgaaattaaatttttagttaattGTCATAgcaaataactaaaaattaagtCAACAAAACCCATATGGtacaaaaagttaatttatgtttatgcaAAAAATATGGTTCTCGTTTTATAAATGAACCAATCagagctataaataaaataatgattaatgatgtagaatttcaaatattttgaaacaatattataattttatacctgTTCTGCTTCTTCATCTGCCTTCTTTTTAGCGAGAACTTCTTCTTCTCTTTCTTTTTTGATACTGTCCCATTTCACATTAAGCCATTCCTGACCTGCAGATACTAGTGTAAAAACCATGACCATACCGAGATTTTCTTGAgcctgtaatatatatatgtataggatcaaagttaaatttttattatttacattatatttacataaaaaatagcctattttctttgttatgtggttcaatattattaattgatgagtattttagaaatatgtatttaaaaaagagataactttaataatatcactaaattaaataatgtgccATGGCATTAATTAACACATAAGCGAAATTAAGTTAGTCTTTTATAGATTCttcttattactttaatattaaaataggtgGACAGGTTGCCAAGAAAAGAATTTATGCTAGAAAGAAATATCAAACACCCATTCGATTAGGCacaaccaaccttggaaactaagaagtAATGTCCCTTttacctgtaattatactggcttcAGTATGCTTAATGACCataaaaccagaacacaacaatgctaagtacaACTGTTTGGTGGttaaatatgtgatgagtgggaaCTTTTTCAGCTTGCAGTAACCACACCAGAATATACCACAAGGTATTATAACtaacacaataatttatttaaatgatttgataACCTCTTAATTATTTGtagatagtatataaataatttacttgttcCATTAGATGATTGTACAGTTCAGTCTTGTCAACAATTTCATCAAAACTTTCATCCGTAATTATTTCTACTAAGGGTAAATCTTCTGGATACTTTAACGTGTATGTGAACACCAACTGACATGCTAATCCTTCACCATCATCATACTCTTCCGATTTAATAGGTATGCTAAACTTGTGCATTGGTTCTGTCtgtaaaactacaaaatatttgtttaaatagttGTCCTTTAATTGTAagcaaaatataacttttagaCAAATCACATAGTTTACTTTGCATATCCCCATAGTATATCGAGTCTAATGCCTCCACTTCACTTGTCTGTTCATAATTGTAATCCATGATTAATACTATACAATGCAGCCTAAagtttattctatattttactCATACAAATAGCTTATTTCAACATAACCAAAATCCAATTTAAAATCGGTACAGAGATATGAGACCTTTGAGAGGTTATACGACAACGACAATAtgtcaattaaatgtcaaataataaatgtcaattttaacaataacttaTGAACGAAGGAGTAGGCTGCCACgtcctaaaatattataacacaaaataaaatttgtactaataagtaaatactaacaataaatattatcaagacTTTaggatctgtggccttatagCAGCTAAACTCTGTGGTCTGTGGTACTGTCAGTGTCAACTGTCAATAACTGTCAGTCGCTTTCCTTCAAATAGTGCTCcttatatatcaacaaaacttaattttgcgtataattcatattaatttaatgtattaattaattcctTTACTTGTAACTAtagaaaaacgtttaaaattaccTACGCATCCTAATCTTTGAATTTTAATCAATGGAATCGCAAGAAAAATTACCTCCTGTTCCTCAGGAGATTAAAGAACAAGAGTTAGTTGCACCCAtatgatgaatattattttgaattatagatTAATACAATCAATTTCTTTCTTTTGCAGAACAGCTAATCCAAAAAAAACTCTGGATAATGAATATGCAGAATTACAGGAACAAATGATAGCTAACCTACAGAAACCGAATTTGCCAAATGTAAATGTTCctgaaaaaattatcatttgctTAGATGTTTGCTATGACGATCCGAGTTCTCTATTCAGACTCGGTGACGGCACAACTTACACTCCGATCAATATGTTAAAAAGA includes:
- the LOC125065141 gene encoding RWD domain-containing protein 1, coding for MDYNYEQTSEVEALDSIYYGDMQILQTEPMHKFSIPIKSEEYDDGEGLACQLVFTYTLKYPEDLPLVEIITDESFDEIVDKTELYNHLMEQAQENLGMVMVFTLVSAGQEWLNVKWDSIKKEREEEVLAKKKADEEAEQKRFEGTRVTVESFLAWRKQFEIDMGIPAKREKEGKDKNKLTGKELFLRDTTLNESDLKFLDDGDAVKVDESLFQDLDDLEISEEDDEDDEDYVPGQSSDSD